The sequence AACCCCAGTGTGAAATATAATCCCGTTCTCGTCGGCTCTATACATCCACATCCACCGAACATGTGGTTTGTTATCAACGCATGTTGCCAAAGTGCAAGACATGTTTTTGTTGATAAATTCAAATAGCTCTTTCTGTGTCATTTTTTCCTCCTTTTTTATTTCTAATTTATAATTAGAAATCCTAAAAGAAATGGTAAATATATCATTTAATTAATGGAGTCTAAACCAAAAACTTTTTCACAAAAATTTATATGTTTACTTTATAATATTTATAACATATCTTATTATAATATGTTTTACTATCTTTTGTCAAATTTTATAATGATTAGGTAGTCTAAAATAGACTTCGTAAATCCCTTAATTATCAGACTCCATTAGAAGTCTTTAAGTCGAGTGTTGCATTTGCTGGTTGAATGTAGCATTTAATTTTTTTAAAAGGAAAATGAAGATGAATAAACAACCTTATATCTTAGTAGTTGATGACGAAATAAGCATTATTGAATCTTTTAAACTCCTTTTAGATGAAACTAAATATAAAGTAGAAGGAGTTCAAAGTGGCGAAGAAGCTATTAAAAAGGTGATTAGCGAGGAAGTAAATTTAATCTTATTGGATATCAGACTTCCTGGTATTGATGGAATTAAGGTTTTAGAAAGAGTTAAAAGTATTGATAAAAATATGGAAGTAATTATGATTACCGCTACAAAAACAATCAAGAGCGCTGTTGAAGCGATGCGTTTAGGAGCTTATGATTATGTAAATAAACCTTTTAATGTAGAAGAGATTAGAGTAATTATTGAAAAAGCTTTAGAAAAACATAACTTAACCAAAGAGGTTAACTATCTTAAAGCAACAAAGGAAGAAGAAAGACCTTTAGCTTTTGAAAGTATTGTTGCTAAAAGCTCTAAGATGCACCAAATCTTTGAATTTATGACCCAAATTTGCCAAAATGACGCTACTATCTTAATTACAGGAGAAAGTGGTACCGGCAAAGAACTTATCTCTCGCACTATTCACTCTAATAGCCTTAGAAAAGGCAAACCTTTTATTGCTGTTAATTGTGCCGCTATTCCTGAAAATCTTTTAGAGAGTGAATTCTTTGGCCATGAAAAAGGAGCTTTCACAGGAGCAATTACTACTAAGATTGGTAAATTTGAATTAGCTAACGAAGGAACACTATTTTTAGATGAGATAAGTTGTTTAAAATATGATATCCAAGCTAAGCTTCTCCGTGTTCTTCAAGAACGAGAATTTGAAAGAGTGGGAGGAGAAAAACTTATCAGGACTAACGCTCGAATTATTTCAGCTACTAATACCAATTTAAAGAAAGCTGTAGAAGAAAGCCGGTTTCGTGAAGACCTATACTATCGTTTAAATGTAATACCTATAGAGCTTCCTCCTTTAAGAGAGCGTAAGGAGGATATTCCTCTCTTAATTGAATACTTTATAAAATACTTTAATGAAAAATTTAATAAAGATATTAAAGGCATCAGTGGCCAAGCTGTTGATATCTTAATGAATTATTCTT is a genomic window of bacterium containing:
- a CDS encoding pyridoxamine 5'-phosphate oxidase family protein, with the translated sequence MTQKELFEFINKNMSCTLATCVDNKPHVRWMWMYRADENGIIFHTGV
- a CDS encoding sigma-54 dependent transcriptional regulator: MNKQPYILVVDDEISIIESFKLLLDETKYKVEGVQSGEEAIKKVISEEVNLILLDIRLPGIDGIKVLERVKSIDKNMEVIMITATKTIKSAVEAMRLGAYDYVNKPFNVEEIRVIIEKALEKHNLTKEVNYLKATKEEERPLAFESIVAKSSKMHQIFEFMTQICQNDATILITGESGTGKELISRTIHSNSLRKGKPFIAVNCAAIPENLLESEFFGHEKGAFTGAITTKIGKFELANEGTLFLDEISCLKYDIQAKLLRVLQEREFERVGGEKLIRTNARIISATNTNLKKAVEESRFREDLYYRLNVIPIELPPLRERKEDIPLLIEYFIKYFNEKFNKDIKGISGQAVDILMNYSWPGNVRELNNIIERMIVLSKEKSLQVHQLPLDILVAGEEEIKVKEDLLLKEAKESFEKQYILNILKKNNFNQTKTAKLLGIHRTTLIEKINSLGIKNKADSSY